From the genome of Glycine max cultivar Williams 82 chromosome 2, Glycine_max_v4.0, whole genome shotgun sequence, one region includes:
- the LOC102661506 gene encoding uncharacterized protein, with product MPQELTPEDVPKLNEDVPSVSDVTPEIIGVADVADVEGVATDGSEGSSAADEGFPSGPRDPSERPELKLVSHGRKVDKFGRPAPEIEGMIATIGLSPLIRCSVITTDPRLIFAFIERWHRETSTFHLPVEELTITLDDVASLLHIPITGALYSFKPLVTSDAVVLLTELLEVSPKEARDETC from the exons ATGCCTCAGGAATTG ACACCTGAGGATGTGCCTAAGTTGAATGAGGATGTTCCTTCTGTGTCTGACGTTACTCCGGAGATAATAGGCGTTGCCGATGTTGCGGATGTAGAGGGAGTGGCTACTGATGGTAGTGAGGGGTCATCTGCTGCTGATGAGGGATTCCCTAGTGGGCCACGCGACCCATCG GAACGACCCGAGCTGAAGTTGGTCTCCCATGGTAGAAAAGTAGATAAATTTGGGAGACCAGCGCCTGAGATAGAAGGCATGATTGCGACCATCGGATTGAGTCCACTGATCAGGTGTTCGGTAATCACCACTGATCCTAGACTTATATTCGCCTTCATCGAGAGGTGGCATAGGGAGACCAGCACCTTCCACCTGCCAGTAGAAGAGTTGACGATCACTTTGGATGACGTGGCATCACTCCTACACATTCCCATCACTGGCGCACTGTATAGCTTCAAACCGCTGGTTACTTCCGACGCGGTCGTGCTGTTGACGGAGCTACTTGAGGTCAGCCCTAAGGAGGCCAGAGATGAGACCTGTTAG